The following coding sequences are from one Arthrobacter sp. PvP023 window:
- a CDS encoding FMN-binding negative transcriptional regulator yields the protein MYTPAHFEAGPDAISDLLARPAAANLVTMTSQGLLATLLPFVFDPSVGGHGALHTHLARNNMQWSEPAIGEALVIVQGADAYISPSWYASKAEHGRVVPTWNYTTAHVYGELVIHDDPVWLASQVRRLTGVNEAGFGQPWSVDDAPERYIAGQLRAIVGLELVITRIEAKAKLSQNRPDADVDGVVAGLAARGQAESASDVERARKP from the coding sequence ATGTACACCCCAGCCCACTTCGAAGCCGGACCTGACGCCATCAGCGACCTCCTGGCCCGGCCGGCCGCAGCCAATCTGGTCACCATGACCTCGCAGGGCCTGCTCGCAACGCTGTTGCCGTTCGTTTTCGATCCGTCTGTCGGAGGCCACGGCGCCCTGCACACCCACCTGGCCCGGAACAACATGCAGTGGTCCGAACCGGCGATAGGCGAGGCACTCGTCATCGTCCAGGGCGCGGACGCTTACATTTCACCGTCCTGGTATGCCTCAAAGGCTGAGCACGGGCGCGTCGTACCCACCTGGAACTACACGACGGCGCACGTATACGGCGAGTTGGTGATCCACGACGACCCGGTCTGGCTGGCCAGCCAGGTCAGGCGGCTGACGGGCGTGAACGAAGCCGGCTTCGGTCAGCCGTGGAGCGTGGACGATGCCCCGGAGCGCTATATTGCCGGGCAGTTGCGGGCCATCGTCGGCCTTGAGCTGGTGATCACCAGGATCGAGGCGAAGGCCAAGCTGAGCCAGAACCGGCCTGATGCGGACGTTGACGGCGTGGTGGCGGGACTTGCTGCCAGGGGCCAGGCAGAGAGTGCCTCCGACGTCGAGCGGGCAAGGAAGCCGTAA